A DNA window from Thalassospiraceae bacterium LMO-JJ14 contains the following coding sequences:
- the dnaA gene encoding chromosomal replication initiator protein DnaA, giving the protein MIDATSFDATSNTEDGPHHDADKDVVLAQWNTVNAQLRDEIGEAAFQSWIKPMKIRTVEDGVVHVTVPTRFMRDWVVAHYAERIATLWQSEAPEVASLEVSVRSDRSPAQPREGSIRRQTPPAGDGHADMSGARQGLSAAIDPRFVFENFVVGKPNEFAYAAARRVAEADRVPFNPLFLYGGVGLGKTHLMHAIAWHIRQTDPDRTVLYLSAEKFMHRFVQAIRESTTMDFKNQFRSVDVLMIDDVQFIAGKESTQEEFFHTFNALVDQGRQIVISADKSPSDLVGMEERLISRLNCGLVADIHATTYELRLGILQSKAAQIRADIPPKVMEFLAHKITSNVRELEGGLNRVVAHAQLIGRDITIEATQEVLHDLLRANDRRVTIEEIQKQVANHFNIRISDMHSARRARSVARPRQVAMYLAKQLTARSLPEIGRKFGGRDHTTVMHAVKKVEELKSMDPGFAEDVELLRRMLEG; this is encoded by the coding sequence ATGATCGACGCGACGTCATTCGACGCCACATCGAACACCGAGGACGGTCCGCATCACGATGCGGATAAGGATGTGGTCCTTGCGCAGTGGAATACTGTAAACGCGCAACTTCGCGACGAGATCGGTGAGGCTGCATTCCAGAGCTGGATCAAGCCGATGAAGATCCGCACCGTCGAAGACGGTGTGGTGCATGTCACCGTGCCGACCCGTTTCATGCGTGATTGGGTCGTTGCCCATTATGCCGAGCGTATTGCGACACTTTGGCAATCGGAAGCGCCGGAAGTGGCTTCGCTCGAGGTTTCCGTGCGCAGCGACCGTTCCCCGGCGCAACCCCGCGAAGGGTCGATCCGCCGCCAAACCCCGCCCGCCGGTGACGGCCACGCAGACATGTCCGGCGCACGGCAGGGGCTGAGCGCCGCCATCGATCCGCGTTTCGTGTTCGAGAATTTTGTCGTCGGCAAGCCCAACGAGTTCGCTTACGCCGCCGCCCGGCGTGTCGCCGAAGCCGACAGGGTGCCGTTCAATCCGCTGTTCCTTTACGGCGGCGTCGGCCTTGGCAAGACGCACCTGATGCACGCCATCGCCTGGCATATCCGCCAGACCGATCCGGACCGGACCGTGCTCTACCTGTCGGCGGAAAAGTTCATGCACCGTTTCGTGCAGGCGATCCGCGAAAGCACGACCATGGACTTCAAGAATCAGTTCCGCTCGGTCGACGTGCTGATGATCGACGACGTCCAGTTCATTGCCGGCAAGGAATCAACGCAAGAGGAATTCTTCCACACTTTCAATGCGCTGGTGGATCAGGGGCGGCAGATCGTCATTTCGGCGGACAAGTCCCCGTCCGATCTCGTCGGCATGGAAGAGCGCCTGATTTCACGCCTCAACTGCGGGCTTGTCGCCGATATTCATGCGACCACGTATGAGCTTCGGCTCGGCATTCTGCAGTCCAAGGCGGCGCAAATCCGCGCCGACATTCCGCCCAAGGTCATGGAGTTCCTGGCACACAAGATCACGTCCAACGTGCGCGAGCTCGAAGGCGGGCTGAACCGGGTCGTTGCCCATGCGCAACTGATCGGCCGTGACATCACCATCGAGGCGACACAGGAGGTGCTGCACGATCTGCTGCGCGCCAACGACCGCCGCGTCACCATCGAAGAAATCCAGAAGCAGGTGGCGAACCACTTCAACATCCGGATTTCGGATATGCATTCCGCCCGGCGTGCGCGCTCGGTGGCCCGTCCGCGTCAGGTGGCCATGTATTTGGCCAAGCAGCTGACGGCGCGTTCGCTGCCGGAAATCGGCCGCAAGTTCGGCGGCAGGGATCATACGACCGTGATGCATGCCGTTAAAAAGGTCGAAGAGCTGAAGTCGATGGATCCCGGATTCGCGGAAGATGTCGAGCTTTTGCGCCGCATGCTGGAAGGCTGA
- the ubiB gene encoding 2-polyprenylphenol 6-hydroxylase has translation MFRSLKHIRRLHALARLLARHDALFALELAGVSPVLLKLCAVGVSKDPSGRPGERLARALNEAGPSFIKLGQAMSTRSDLLGEELTEDLSKLQDDLPPFPAVEAHAAIEEELGAPVDELFKSFDDVPVAAASIAQVHFAETHDGREVAVKVLRPGIEAAFERDVDLFRWIAEIAQRTQPQLRRLKPVETIETLADTVELEMDLRFEAAAAAELRENFAGDPDLKVPEVDWQLTARRVLTTERLIDGIPLDDRDAIVEAGMDPVEILTKAASASFRQVFRDGFFHADTHPGNMFALPDGKIGVVDFGIMGRLDLKSRRAIAEMLVAFLNRDYRRAAEVHFEAGWVPRDRSVDSFTQACRSIAEPILDRPQNEISIARLLAQLFRITETFRMETQPQLLLLQKTMLVAEGTARRLAPDANMWFLIRPLIEDWMYENLGPEAKVRDAIHNLQSALERLPEMVESVEHGSRMLADGQLKLHPDTIRALRGEDTGPRRPARGLWLIVLALLVVFVAIIFD, from the coding sequence ATGTTCCGCTCGCTCAAGCATATTCGGCGTCTCCATGCGCTTGCGCGCCTGCTGGCCCGCCACGACGCGCTGTTCGCGCTCGAGCTGGCCGGTGTTTCGCCGGTTCTTTTGAAGCTCTGCGCCGTCGGTGTCAGCAAGGACCCGTCGGGCAGGCCCGGCGAGCGGCTGGCGCGCGCGCTGAACGAGGCCGGTCCCAGTTTCATCAAGCTCGGTCAGGCGATGTCGACCCGCTCCGACCTGCTCGGCGAAGAGCTGACCGAAGACCTGTCCAAGCTGCAGGACGACCTGCCGCCGTTTCCCGCCGTCGAGGCGCACGCCGCGATCGAGGAAGAACTGGGCGCACCCGTCGACGAACTGTTCAAGTCGTTCGATGACGTCCCCGTCGCCGCCGCGTCCATCGCCCAGGTGCACTTCGCCGAAACCCACGACGGGCGCGAGGTCGCCGTCAAGGTCCTGCGGCCCGGCATCGAAGCCGCCTTTGAGCGCGATGTCGATCTGTTCCGCTGGATCGCCGAAATCGCCCAGCGCACGCAGCCGCAGCTGCGCCGCCTGAAGCCGGTGGAAACCATCGAAACCCTGGCCGATACGGTCGAACTGGAAATGGATCTGCGTTTCGAGGCCGCGGCCGCCGCCGAACTGCGCGAGAATTTCGCCGGCGACCCGGACTTGAAGGTGCCGGAAGTCGACTGGCAACTGACTGCGCGCCGTGTGCTGACGACGGAACGTCTGATCGACGGCATCCCGCTCGATGACCGCGACGCCATCGTCGAAGCCGGGATGGACCCGGTCGAAATTCTCACCAAGGCGGCGTCGGCGTCGTTCCGCCAGGTTTTCCGTGACGGCTTTTTCCATGCCGACACCCATCCCGGTAACATGTTCGCACTCCCCGACGGTAAAATCGGCGTCGTCGATTTCGGCATCATGGGCCGGCTCGATCTGAAGTCACGGCGCGCCATCGCGGAAATGCTGGTTGCCTTTTTGAACCGGGATTACCGCCGCGCCGCCGAGGTCCATTTCGAGGCCGGCTGGGTGCCGCGCGACCGCTCGGTCGACAGCTTCACGCAGGCCTGCCGGTCCATCGCCGAGCCTATCCTGGACAGGCCGCAGAACGAAATATCGATTGCCCGGTTGCTGGCGCAGCTGTTCCGCATCACCGAAACCTTCCGTATGGAAACCCAGCCGCAGCTTCTGTTATTGCAGAAAACCATGCTGGTTGCCGAAGGCACCGCGCGCCGTCTGGCGCCCGACGCCAACATGTGGTTCCTGATCCGCCCGCTGATCGAAGACTGGATGTATGAAAACCTCGGCCCCGAAGCCAAGGTCCGCGATGCCATCCACAACCTGCAATCGGCGCTGGAACGGCTGCCGGAAATGGTCGAAAGCGTCGAGCACGGCTCGCGCATGCTGGCCGACGGGCAGTTGAAGCTGCACCCGGACACGATCCGCGCACTCCGGGGCGAGGACACCGGCCCGCGCCGACCGGCACGCGGGCTGTGGCTGATCGTGCTGGCGCTGCTGGTGGTGTTCGTGGCGATTATTTTCGACTAG
- the arsB gene encoding ACR3 family arsenite efflux transporter, translated as MNNSVPQKDEAAAMGIFEKWLSLWVAAAMLAGVGLGRIAPDMVASLAKLEYANVNFLIAVLIWAMIYPMMVGVDFSALSKIGERPKGLIVTLAVNWLIKPFTMAALGVLFFEHVFAAYIPKADAQAYLAGVILLGAAPCTAMVFVWSQLTKGDPTYTLVQVSVNDVVMIFAFAPIVAFLLGVTDISVPWGTLLLSVGLYVATPLIAGLVTRHKLMAAGGEASVHTFMSRAKPWSIVGLLATVVLLFAFQGQVILDRPMVIAMIAVPLLIQTYGIFVIAYGAAFMWRIPFRIAAPCALIGTSNFFELAVAVAVSLFGLHSGAALATVVGVLVEVPVMLTLVALANRTRRFFPA; from the coding sequence ATGAATAATTCGGTTCCCCAGAAAGATGAAGCTGCGGCGATGGGTATATTCGAGAAGTGGCTCAGCCTCTGGGTCGCCGCCGCTATGTTGGCCGGCGTCGGGCTGGGCCGCATTGCGCCCGACATGGTCGCCTCCCTTGCCAAACTGGAATATGCGAACGTCAATTTTCTGATCGCCGTACTAATCTGGGCGATGATCTATCCGATGATGGTGGGGGTCGATTTTTCCGCGCTTTCCAAGATCGGCGAACGGCCCAAAGGCCTGATTGTGACCCTCGCGGTCAACTGGTTGATTAAACCCTTCACGATGGCGGCGCTTGGTGTCCTGTTCTTTGAGCACGTATTTGCTGCATATATTCCGAAAGCCGACGCACAAGCCTACCTGGCCGGTGTGATCCTGCTGGGTGCAGCACCATGTACGGCGATGGTTTTCGTCTGGTCGCAACTGACCAAGGGCGATCCGACATACACGCTGGTACAGGTCAGTGTGAACGATGTTGTCATGATCTTCGCCTTTGCACCCATTGTCGCATTCCTTCTGGGTGTGACCGATATCTCGGTACCCTGGGGGACCCTGCTTCTTTCAGTTGGATTGTATGTGGCGACGCCTTTGATTGCCGGGCTTGTCACGCGCCATAAGTTGATGGCTGCGGGTGGCGAGGCGAGCGTGCATACTTTTATGTCACGCGCCAAGCCATGGTCCATTGTCGGTCTGCTGGCGACCGTTGTCCTGCTGTTCGCTTTTCAGGGTCAGGTCATACTCGACCGGCCAATGGTCATCGCCATGATTGCGGTCCCGCTTCTGATCCAGACATACGGTATCTTCGTGATCGCATATGGTGCCGCTTTTATGTGGCGCATTCCGTTCAGGATTGCAGCACCGTGCGCATTGATCGGCACCTCAAACTTCTTCGAATTGGCGGTCGCCGTCGCGGTTAGCCTCTTCGGTCTGCACTCCGGTGCCGCGCTTGCAACGGTTGTGGGTGTTCTCGTGGAGGTCCCGGTGATGCTGACGCTTGTCGCACTGGCAAACCGGACCCGGCGCTTCTTTCCCGCATAA
- the mutM gene encoding bifunctional DNA-formamidopyrimidine glycosylase/DNA-(apurinic or apyrimidinic site) lyase, with product MPELPEVETVRRGLAPVLEGAVIAGARAFRPDLRFPLPPGFAAQLTGRKVISVERRAKYLLIRLSGDLVLLAHLGMSGRFRIYKDAPPALEKHDHVELITADGVTIRYNDPRRFGFMDLFAADQMATHKLLCGLGPEPLSNAFDGAALAAGLGERRTAIKVALLDQRVVAGVGNIYASEALYRAGISPRRMARTVKGGRADRLAQSIRDVLNEAIDAGGSSLRDHRQTSGELGYFQHRFKVYGRGGEKCPDCDCENAIQQIVQGGRSTFFCAKRQR from the coding sequence ATGCCCGAATTGCCCGAAGTCGAGACCGTCAGACGCGGCCTTGCCCCCGTTCTGGAAGGTGCCGTGATCGCCGGGGCCCGCGCGTTCCGGCCGGATCTGCGGTTTCCGCTGCCGCCCGGGTTTGCCGCGCAGTTGACCGGCCGCAAGGTGATCAGTGTCGAGCGCCGCGCAAAGTACCTGTTGATCCGCCTCAGTGGCGATCTCGTTTTATTGGCGCATCTGGGGATGTCCGGGCGGTTTCGGATCTACAAGGACGCGCCGCCGGCACTGGAAAAGCATGACCATGTCGAGCTGATCACCGCTGACGGGGTGACGATCCGGTATAACGATCCGCGCCGCTTCGGCTTCATGGACCTGTTCGCGGCGGATCAAATGGCGACGCACAAGCTGCTTTGCGGTCTAGGCCCGGAGCCGCTGTCGAACGCGTTCGACGGCGCTGCGCTGGCGGCGGGATTGGGCGAACGCCGGACGGCAATCAAGGTTGCGTTGCTGGATCAGCGTGTGGTGGCCGGGGTCGGCAACATCTATGCCTCGGAAGCCCTGTACCGGGCCGGTATCTCGCCCAGGCGCATGGCGCGGACGGTGAAGGGCGGGCGCGCCGACCGATTGGCGCAGTCGATCCGCGATGTGTTGAACGAAGCCATCGACGCCGGGGGGTCGTCGTTGCGCGATCACCGCCAGACGTCCGGCGAACTGGGATACTTCCAGCACCGCTTCAAGGTCTATGGCCGGGGCGGTGAGAAATGCCCGGATTGCGATTGTGAAAATGCCATTCAGCAGATCGTCCAGGGCGGGCGTTCGACATTTTTCTGTGCCAAACGCCAGCGCTGA
- the coaBC gene encoding bifunctional phosphopantothenoylcysteine decarboxylase/phosphopantothenate--cysteine ligase CoaBC gives MHGKRVLLIVSGGIAAIKIPETIRRIRERGGAVRCVLTKGGEQFVTPLSLSALSEDKVYGDLFSLTDEHEMGHINLSRDADVIMVAPASADLLAKMAAGLASDLASTVLLATDKPVICAPAMNVRMWEHAATQANIETLKARGIIFVGPTEGDMACGEYGMGRMSEPAELVGALENFFEGAPRPLEGRHAIVTSGPTFEPIDPVRYIANRSSGKQGHAIAAALAALGCRTTLVSGPTHLADPAGCAVIHIESARDMLAAALAALPADIAVCAAAVADWRTAEAPDQKIKKQAGSAPPALSMVENPDILAQLASAGNKRPALVVGFAAETDDVIANAHAKRTRKGCDWIVANDVSPATGTFAGDHNTVHLITGTGEESWPRMSKSAVADQLALRIAGHFEAAE, from the coding sequence ATGCATGGCAAACGGGTTTTATTGATCGTCTCGGGCGGCATCGCCGCCATCAAGATACCGGAAACGATCCGCCGCATCCGCGAGCGGGGCGGGGCGGTCCGCTGCGTGCTGACAAAAGGCGGCGAGCAATTCGTCACGCCGCTCAGCCTTTCGGCGCTTTCCGAAGACAAGGTCTACGGCGATCTTTTCTCGCTCACCGACGAACACGAGATGGGCCACATCAACCTGTCGCGCGACGCCGACGTCATCATGGTTGCGCCCGCCAGCGCCGATCTGCTGGCGAAAATGGCCGCGGGGCTGGCCTCGGATCTGGCCTCGACGGTGCTTTTAGCGACCGACAAGCCGGTGATCTGCGCCCCGGCCATGAATGTCCGGATGTGGGAACACGCCGCGACGCAGGCCAATATCGAAACCCTCAAGGCCCGCGGCATCATCTTTGTCGGCCCGACCGAAGGCGACATGGCGTGCGGCGAATACGGCATGGGCCGGATGTCGGAACCGGCGGAGCTTGTCGGCGCGCTTGAAAATTTTTTCGAAGGCGCGCCGCGCCCCCTTGAAGGCCGGCACGCCATCGTCACCAGCGGCCCGACCTTTGAGCCGATCGACCCGGTGCGCTATATCGCCAACCGCTCGAGCGGCAAGCAGGGCCATGCCATCGCCGCCGCGCTGGCCGCACTCGGCTGCCGCACCACGCTGGTCAGCGGGCCGACGCACCTCGCCGACCCTGCGGGCTGCGCCGTCATCCATATCGAAAGCGCGCGCGACATGCTGGCCGCCGCCCTTGCCGCACTGCCCGCCGACATCGCCGTCTGCGCCGCCGCCGTCGCCGACTGGCGCACGGCCGAAGCCCCCGATCAAAAAATCAAGAAGCAGGCCGGCAGCGCACCGCCGGCGCTGAGCATGGTCGAAAATCCGGACATCCTGGCGCAGCTCGCATCGGCGGGGAACAAGCGCCCGGCACTGGTCGTCGGCTTCGCCGCGGAAACCGACGATGTCATCGCCAATGCCCATGCCAAGCGCACGCGCAAGGGCTGCGACTGGATCGTCGCCAACGATGTTTCACCCGCGACCGGCACCTTTGCCGGCGACCACAACACCGTGCACCTGATTACCGGCACTGGCGAGGAAAGCTGGCCGCGGATGAGCAAATCCGCTGTCGCCGATCAGCTCGCCTTGCGGATCGCCGGACATTTCGAGGCCGCCGAATGA
- the rpsT gene encoding 30S ribosomal protein S20: MANSASAKKRIRQNTRRTQINRTRVSEIRSAVRKVEEAIGSGDVAAAQAAFKNAQPLMARGAQKNVLAGNAVSRKLSRLSRRIKGMAA; encoded by the coding sequence ATGGCTAACAGCGCATCCGCGAAAAAACGTATCCGCCAGAACACTCGGCGTACCCAGATCAACCGCACGCGTGTCAGCGAGATCCGTTCGGCTGTCCGCAAAGTCGAAGAAGCGATCGGCAGTGGCGATGTTGCCGCCGCCCAGGCCGCTTTCAAGAATGCCCAGCCGCTGATGGCACGTGGCGCACAAAAAAATGTACTTGCTGGAAATGCCGTATCGCGCAAGCTGTCGCGCTTGTCACGCCGCATCAAAGGGATGGCCGCTTAA
- a CDS encoding SLC13 family permease, whose amino-acid sequence MTRGSPGCNHGSMLPPLPDPHAQAVLLLIAVALFLFTREKIPLETSSLGVLVLLVAGFELFPYAAADGTSLHAVNFFHGFGHEALIAVCALMVAGQGLVRTGALEPVGRALAQLWSISPSLSLLLTLLVGAVLSAFVNNVPIVVLLLPILVGIAVRTGESASGILMPMGMATLVGGMSTTIGTSTNLLVVSVAADMGVPRFAMFDFLVPAAIAGGIGIVYLWLVAPRILPKRDARLNDTSPRLFDGHLNVEEESFCDGRTLGEVMEKAGGQLRVLNIFRGSGRVMLPLPDAVLRAGDRLSVRDTPENLKEYETVLGVRLYAGDDPVDDEHPLSDADQQIAEIVVTQGSPLDGRSLSSTRFADAYQLVSLALHRAGASVQTRREEVGDVRLSVGDVLLVQGPRERIHELKLGGEVLVLDATTDLPKTSRAPVALAIMGAIIVFAAVGWMPIAASATCGILAMLVTRCLRWSDVAQALSIPVIMIVVASLALGTALLKTGGADYLAQLILAVADGAPPSVLIAVLMATMAVLTNIVSNNAAAVIGTPIAVGMAQQLGLPVEPFVLAVLFGANMSYATPMAYKTNLLVMNAGGYTFSDFVRVGVPLTVIVWAVLAWLLPVLYGF is encoded by the coding sequence ATGACGCGCGGGTCGCCGGGATGCAATCATGGGTCCATGCTGCCGCCTTTACCCGATCCGCACGCCCAGGCCGTTCTGCTTCTGATCGCCGTCGCCCTTTTCCTGTTCACGCGTGAGAAAATCCCCCTCGAAACCTCCTCTCTCGGGGTGCTGGTGCTGCTGGTTGCCGGTTTCGAGCTGTTTCCGTACGCCGCCGCCGACGGCACGTCGCTGCACGCCGTCAATTTCTTCCATGGATTTGGCCACGAGGCGCTGATCGCGGTATGCGCCCTGATGGTGGCGGGGCAGGGACTTGTCAGGACCGGCGCGCTCGAGCCGGTGGGGCGCGCGCTGGCCCAGTTGTGGTCGATAAGCCCGTCGCTCTCCCTGCTGCTCACGTTGCTGGTCGGCGCGGTGCTCAGCGCGTTCGTCAACAACGTGCCCATCGTCGTGCTTTTGTTGCCGATACTGGTCGGTATCGCCGTGCGCACGGGCGAGTCCGCGTCCGGCATCCTCATGCCGATGGGCATGGCGACGCTGGTCGGCGGTATGAGCACGACGATCGGCACCTCGACAAACCTGCTGGTCGTCTCGGTCGCCGCCGACATGGGGGTGCCGCGCTTCGCGATGTTCGATTTCCTGGTGCCGGCGGCGATCGCCGGGGGGATCGGGATCGTCTATCTGTGGCTGGTGGCGCCAAGGATCCTGCCGAAGCGCGACGCTCGGCTGAACGACACCTCGCCGCGGCTTTTCGACGGGCATCTGAACGTCGAGGAAGAAAGCTTCTGCGACGGGCGTACGCTCGGCGAAGTGATGGAAAAGGCCGGCGGACAGCTTCGGGTCCTGAATATCTTCAGGGGCAGCGGCCGGGTGATGTTGCCTTTGCCCGACGCGGTTCTGCGCGCCGGGGACCGGTTGAGCGTGCGCGACACGCCGGAAAACCTGAAGGAATATGAAACCGTGCTCGGGGTCCGCCTGTACGCAGGCGACGATCCGGTCGACGACGAACATCCGCTGTCGGACGCCGATCAGCAGATCGCCGAGATTGTCGTCACCCAGGGCTCGCCGCTGGACGGACGCTCGCTGTCCAGCACGCGGTTCGCGGACGCTTATCAACTGGTTTCCCTCGCCTTGCACCGCGCCGGCGCGAGCGTGCAAACCCGGCGCGAGGAGGTCGGGGACGTGCGTCTGAGCGTCGGCGATGTGTTGCTCGTACAGGGGCCGCGCGAACGCATTCACGAACTGAAGCTGGGCGGCGAGGTGTTGGTGCTCGACGCCACCACCGACCTGCCGAAGACCAGCCGGGCGCCGGTCGCGCTGGCGATCATGGGTGCGATCATCGTCTTTGCGGCGGTCGGCTGGATGCCGATTGCGGCAAGCGCGACGTGCGGCATTCTGGCGATGCTTGTCACCCGCTGCCTGCGCTGGAGCGACGTTGCACAGGCCCTCAGCATTCCGGTGATCATGATCGTTGTCGCCAGCCTGGCGCTCGGCACCGCCTTGCTGAAGACCGGCGGTGCGGATTATCTGGCGCAGTTGATCCTGGCCGTCGCCGACGGCGCGCCGCCGTCGGTGCTGATCGCTGTTCTGATGGCCACCATGGCGGTCCTGACGAACATCGTCTCCAACAATGCGGCGGCGGTCATCGGCACGCCGATTGCCGTCGGCATGGCGCAGCAGCTCGGCCTGCCCGTGGAGCCGTTCGTGCTGGCGGTGCTGTTCGGCGCGAACATGAGCTACGCCACCCCCATGGCTTACAAGACCAACCTCCTGGTCATGAATGCCGGCGGCTATACGTTCTCGGATTTCGTTCGTGTCGGGGTGCCGCTGACGGTCATCGTCTGGGCCGTTCTGGCGTGGCTGCTCCCGGTGCTGTACGGGTTCTAG
- a CDS encoding DUF6065 family protein, which yields MKIVAYPTVANPPKLRPAPSGRGWMDDLPEAYAYRCLPLTMANAHGWEICAPVAFEAVWNGGASKSDITISSEDTGLMPATHFGSGILTFHVGYLFRTEPGIGLMAQGPVNRPKDGIYALSGMVETDWSSYTFTMNWMFTRAHTPVRFERDEPFCHVFPTAPGFLESAEPSIAAFESDKQTHDRHMAWSESRNTFNADLLKPDTAARDQKWQKDYYRGYHPDGEKAPEEHRTKLRLKPFAVNVKAPDGRDKKDGRDNQEE from the coding sequence GTGAAGATCGTCGCCTATCCGACCGTCGCCAATCCGCCGAAACTGCGTCCGGCCCCGTCCGGGCGGGGCTGGATGGACGATTTGCCCGAAGCGTATGCCTATCGCTGCCTGCCGCTGACGATGGCCAACGCGCACGGCTGGGAAATCTGCGCACCGGTGGCGTTCGAGGCGGTTTGGAACGGCGGCGCCTCGAAATCGGACATCACCATCAGCAGCGAGGACACGGGGCTGATGCCTGCGACGCACTTCGGCTCCGGCATCCTGACGTTTCATGTCGGCTATCTGTTTCGTACCGAGCCCGGCATCGGCCTGATGGCGCAAGGCCCGGTGAACCGCCCGAAAGACGGCATTTACGCCCTGTCGGGCATGGTTGAAACCGACTGGTCGAGCTATACCTTCACCATGAACTGGATGTTCACGCGGGCGCATACGCCGGTCCGCTTCGAACGTGACGAGCCGTTCTGCCATGTCTTTCCCACCGCCCCCGGTTTTCTGGAATCCGCAGAGCCGTCCATCGCCGCGTTCGAAAGCGACAAGCAGACCCACGACCGCCACATGGCATGGTCGGAAAGCCGCAACACCTTCAACGCCGATCTGCTGAAACCCGACACCGCCGCCCGCGACCAGAAATGGCAGAAGGACTATTACCGGGGCTATCATCCGGACGGCGAAAAAGCCCCCGAAGAGCACCGCACCAAGCTGCGCCTGAAGCCGTTCGCGGTGAACGTGAAAGCGCCGGATGGCCGGGATAAAAAAGACGGCCGGGATAATCAAGAAGAGTAG
- a CDS encoding Rid family hydrolase produces MPHQRYRPYEHSLTHNGEDFDYELAMAVRAGNRVWVRGQTGLDLDGNFIGEGDPAAQAETAMRCTDTLLREAGASLSDIVKLTVYLTDREYRVPVFSVLAKWLKGVRPCQTGLIVNGLARPEMLMEIDVEAVIDVS; encoded by the coding sequence ATGCCGCATCAGCGTTACCGCCCCTACGAGCATAGCCTCACTCACAACGGCGAGGATTTCGATTATGAGCTGGCGATGGCTGTGCGGGCCGGCAACCGGGTCTGGGTGCGCGGCCAGACCGGCCTCGACCTTGACGGCAACTTCATCGGCGAAGGCGACCCGGCGGCGCAGGCGGAAACCGCCATGCGCTGCACCGACACGCTGTTGCGCGAAGCGGGCGCCTCGCTGAGCGATATCGTCAAGCTCACGGTTTATCTGACGGACCGCGAATACCGCGTCCCTGTCTTTTCCGTGCTGGCGAAATGGCTGAAGGGGGTCCGGCCCTGCCAGACCGGGCTGATCGTCAACGGCCTGGCCCGCCCGGAGATGCTGATGGAGATCGACGTCGAGGCGGTGATCGACGTGTCGTAA
- a CDS encoding class I SAM-dependent methyltransferase codes for MEEQKQSPDAAKAKTEKVSFGFRDVLPGEKTEMVHGVFASVAGKYDLMNDLMSLGIHRLWKSAMLDWLNPQPGQTLVDVGGGTGDITFRWLERGGGPAQVIDYSPEMIGVGRDRAIDKGILDGITWTVGNAEELPLESASVDVYTSAFCLRNVARLDRALAEARRVLKPGGRFLCLEFSHLIVPALEEAYDAWSFKVLPALGERVAADRESYIYLAESIRKFPDQDTFAGMIRDAGLEQVKVRNLSAGIAALHSAWRL; via the coding sequence ATGGAAGAGCAAAAACAATCGCCCGACGCGGCAAAAGCCAAAACCGAGAAGGTCTCGTTCGGTTTCAGGGATGTCCTGCCCGGCGAAAAAACCGAGATGGTGCACGGCGTGTTCGCCTCGGTCGCCGGCAAATACGACCTGATGAACGACCTGATGAGCCTCGGCATCCACCGTCTGTGGAAAAGCGCGATGCTGGACTGGCTCAACCCGCAACCGGGCCAGACGCTGGTCGACGTCGGCGGCGGTACCGGGGATATCACCTTCCGCTGGCTGGAGCGCGGCGGCGGCCCGGCCCAGGTCATCGACTATTCGCCGGAAATGATCGGTGTCGGCCGCGACCGTGCCATCGACAAGGGCATTCTCGACGGTATCACGTGGACCGTCGGCAACGCCGAGGAACTGCCGCTCGAGAGCGCCTCCGTCGACGTCTATACCAGTGCCTTCTGCCTCCGCAATGTGGCCCGGCTCGACCGTGCCCTGGCCGAGGCCAGGCGCGTTTTGAAGCCGGGCGGGCGGTTCCTGTGCCTCGAATTCTCGCACCTGATCGTCCCGGCGCTCGAAGAAGCTTACGATGCGTGGTCGTTCAAGGTGCTGCCGGCACTGGGCGAGCGCGTTGCCGCCGACCGGGAGTCCTATATCTATCTGGCCGAAAGCATCCGCAAGTTCCCCGATCAGGACACCTTTGCCGGCATGATCCGCGACGCCGGCCTGGAACAGGTCAAGGTCCGCAACCTGTCGGCGGGCATTGCCGCGCTGCATTCCGCCTGGCGGCTCTGA